A stretch of the Poseidonibacter parvus genome encodes the following:
- a CDS encoding ArsS family sensor histidine kinase, whose translation MNRQSIFFTITVSFIISIILVIASFGILMTENYKVKEAELLKKYMPIIKVVIRKHHKGGLNLSFAKSLEDSNFTLFSNNGKINAITYNPQTKVLIERKDPRAKIIFRILQLKDNNYLYMKRKNKTILIKDNSNTEGNSQIYIILVFAIVIITIILMYLITIRKLMPLKILKDKVKTLGDENFDFECCNSDSKDEVSLLGMEFKQTALKLKSLKESRNIFIRNIMHELKTPITKGNFLTQLEQNEENNEKLKSVFSRLEQLINEFASIEELISSTKNIEKKFYFLDDVIDNAKDILMLEDESVISKYENKKINVNYKLFSIASKNLIDNALKYSLDKKVTISTENENIIFENSGKELEYELEKYFEPFFANEDKSKDSFGLGLYIVHNILKANNYTLEYEYKDGLNRFICKKEEESTI comes from the coding sequence ATGAATAGACAATCAATATTTTTTACTATTACAGTTAGTTTTATAATTTCAATTATTTTAGTAATTGCAAGTTTTGGTATTTTGATGACTGAAAACTATAAAGTTAAAGAAGCTGAGTTATTAAAAAAATATATGCCAATTATTAAAGTAGTTATTCGTAAACATCACAAAGGTGGATTAAACCTTAGTTTTGCAAAAAGTTTGGAAGATTCAAATTTTACATTATTTAGTAACAATGGTAAAATCAATGCAATTACATATAATCCACAAACGAAAGTTTTGATTGAAAGAAAAGACCCAAGAGCAAAAATTATATTTAGAATATTGCAATTAAAAGATAATAATTACTTGTATATGAAAAGAAAAAATAAAACAATCTTAATTAAAGATAATTCTAATACTGAAGGTAATAGTCAGATTTATATTATTTTAGTTTTTGCTATTGTAATTATTACTATTATCTTAATGTATCTTATTACAATACGAAAATTAATGCCTTTAAAAATATTAAAAGATAAAGTAAAGACTTTAGGGGATGAGAATTTTGATTTTGAATGCTGTAATAGTGATTCAAAAGATGAAGTTTCCCTTTTAGGAATGGAGTTTAAACAAACTGCATTAAAATTAAAAAGTTTGAAAGAATCTAGAAATATTTTTATTAGAAATATTATGCATGAGTTAAAAACACCAATTACAAAAGGAAACTTTTTAACTCAATTAGAACAAAATGAAGAAAACAATGAAAAACTAAAATCTGTTTTTTCAAGACTAGAGCAGCTTATAAATGAATTTGCATCTATAGAAGAGTTAATTTCTTCTACAAAAAATATTGAAAAGAAATTTTATTTTTTAGATGATGTAATTGATAATGCTAAAGATATCTTAATGCTTGAAGATGAATCTGTAATTAGTAAATATGAAAATAAAAAAATAAATGTAAATTACAAACTATTTTCAATTGCTAGTAAAAATTTAATAGATAATGCTCTTAAGTATTCATTAGATAAAAAAGTTACAATTTCTACTGAAAATGAGAATATAATATTCGAGAACTCAGGAAAAGAATTAGAATATGAATTAGAAAAATACTTTGAACCATTTTTTGCAAATGAAGATAAATCAAAAGATTCTTTTGGTTTAGGATTATATATTGTTCATAACATTTTAAAAGCGAATAACTATACATTAGAGTATGAATATAAAGATGGACTAAATAGGTTTATTTGTAAAAAGGAAGAAGAATCTACGATATAG
- a CDS encoding NAD(P)/FAD-dependent oxidoreductase, translating into MLASNLDKRKYKNICVIDTNKKVGPKIKVSGGAKCNITNELVTNKNYLGDRNFVKEILSKYTKDDLLNFLNKNGVNPKINPKIVKGTYFCNSSQDVIDMFLKLITHVKKYLDTKVLDLDFIEKNKYYKIKTNKQIIEAKKIVVASGALSYPVLGASSIAFDIASKFGHSVEKLEPSLVGFTVQKDQFWFKNLSGISTYVNTFVEGKRFEGSFLFAHKGCSGPVILTSSLYWKKGQLAIDFLPNKKMESFFKSNKKISSSLPLPKRFIEEFLKSIDLEDKAISSLKNDEKEKLSLLKYYEFSPAGNFGYTKAEVTRGGINTDEIDHNTFESLKQNDLYFIGECLNITGELGGFNFQIAFSQANICAKHLNQL; encoded by the coding sequence ATGCTTGCTTCTAATCTTGATAAAAGAAAATATAAAAACATTTGTGTAATAGATACAAATAAAAAAGTTGGGCCAAAAATAAAAGTTTCAGGTGGAGCTAAATGTAATATAACAAATGAATTAGTTACAAATAAAAACTATTTAGGTGATAGAAATTTTGTTAAAGAAATATTATCTAAATACACTAAAGATGATTTACTGAATTTTTTAAATAAAAATGGTGTAAATCCAAAAATAAATCCTAAAATTGTAAAAGGTACATATTTTTGTAACTCATCTCAAGATGTTATTGATATGTTTTTAAAGCTTATTACTCATGTTAAGAAATATTTAGACACAAAAGTTTTAGATCTTGATTTTATTGAAAAGAACAAATACTATAAAATTAAAACAAATAAGCAAATTATTGAAGCAAAAAAAATAGTTGTTGCCAGTGGTGCTTTATCTTATCCAGTTTTAGGAGCTAGTTCAATTGCTTTTGATATAGCTTCAAAATTTGGTCATAGTGTTGAAAAACTTGAACCTTCACTTGTTGGTTTTACAGTTCAAAAAGATCAATTTTGGTTTAAAAACTTATCAGGAATTTCTACATATGTAAATACTTTTGTTGAAGGAAAAAGATTTGAAGGTTCATTTCTTTTTGCACACAAAGGATGCTCAGGTCCTGTTATTTTAACTTCATCACTGTATTGGAAAAAGGGACAATTAGCTATTGATTTTTTACCAAATAAAAAAATGGAAAGTTTTTTTAAAAGTAATAAAAAAATATCTTCAAGTTTACCACTTCCTAAAAGATTTATAGAAGAGTTTTTAAAATCAATTGATTTAGAAGATAAAGCTATTTCATCACTGAAAAATGATGAAAAAGAAAAATTATCATTATTAAAATATTATGAGTTCTCACCTGCTGGAAACTTTGGATATACTAAAGCAGAAGTCACACGTGGTGGAATAAATACGGATGAAATTGATCATAATACTTTTGAAAGCTTGAAACAAAATGACTTATATTTTATAGGTGAGTGTTTAAATATTACAGGAGAACTAGGTGGTTTTAATTTTCAAATAGCATTTTCACAAGCAAATATTTGTGCAAAGCATTTAAATCAACTCTAA
- a CDS encoding TIGR00282 family metallophosphoesterase, with translation MRIAFIGDIVGRPGRKIIKDNLSKIKEEYNIDFVIANGENASHGFGLTIKNCDELLKMGIDLITGGNHSFDKKREMMVLLETKPVLRPDNYPPGLIGSGLKVCDVLTPNGIEKLAVINLMGQYTMPTVENPFNWAIKLVNQLHEDGIKSIFIDFHAEVTSEKRIMLMMLQNEVSMICGTHTHVGTDDLQIFNNTAYLTDIGLTGCRDNVIGMDKKIPIQKVTTGLGGHFEVPNSCKTILQMMVTDINEEGKATNSFKIKKFCNNHEYIITKAMID, from the coding sequence TTGAGAATTGCATTTATAGGTGACATCGTAGGCCGGCCTGGACGTAAGATTATTAAAGATAATTTATCTAAAATAAAAGAAGAATATAATATTGATTTTGTCATTGCAAATGGTGAAAATGCGAGTCATGGTTTTGGTTTAACTATTAAAAACTGTGACGAATTACTAAAAATGGGAATTGATTTAATTACAGGTGGTAACCACTCTTTTGATAAAAAAAGAGAGATGATGGTTTTACTTGAAACTAAACCAGTTTTACGACCTGATAATTATCCTCCAGGTTTAATAGGAAGTGGCCTAAAAGTATGTGATGTACTCACTCCTAATGGAATTGAAAAATTAGCTGTTATAAACTTAATGGGTCAATATACAATGCCAACAGTTGAAAACCCTTTTAATTGGGCTATAAAATTAGTAAATCAACTTCATGAAGATGGTATAAAAAGTATTTTTATAGATTTTCACGCAGAAGTTACAAGTGAAAAAAGAATTATGCTAATGATGCTTCAAAATGAAGTTAGTATGATTTGTGGAACGCATACTCATGTTGGAACTGATGATTTACAAATATTTAATAATACTGCTTACTTAACTGATATAGGATTAACAGGCTGTAGAGATAATGTAATTGGTATGGATAAAAAGATACCTATACAAAAAGTTACAACTGGTTTAGGTGGTCACTTTGAAGTTCCAAATTCTTGCAAAACAATTCTTCAAATGATGGTTACTGATATAAATGAAGAAGGGAAAGCTACAAATAGTTTTAAAATAAAAAAATTTTGCAATAATCACGAATATATTATTACAAAGGCTATGATTGATTAG
- a CDS encoding 3-methyladenine DNA glycosylase, translated as MISISNSYDLFLFLKEQNLIDDKYEYWWPNNDAFEILLGAILTQNTKWTNVEMSLENLRVLNINSLEKIANIDLETFIIAITPSGFKNQKSRRLIALAKNIIKDFETFENFCLKVDRTWLLEQKGIGPETADAILCYACRQDYMVVDSYTNKLLKRFGYEFEDYEQLQAWCEFGINENYDKIAKLYNYDISLNKLYARFHGKIIEYMKCNPKG; from the coding sequence TTGATTAGTATATCAAACTCTTATGATCTTTTTTTGTTTTTAAAAGAACAAAATTTAATAGATGATAAATATGAATACTGGTGGCCTAATAATGATGCATTTGAAATATTATTAGGGGCAATATTAACTCAAAATACTAAATGGACTAATGTTGAAATGTCCTTAGAAAACTTAAGAGTATTAAATATCAATTCCCTTGAAAAAATAGCAAATATTGATTTAGAAACTTTTATAATAGCAATTACTCCAAGTGGTTTTAAAAATCAAAAATCACGTAGATTAATTGCACTTGCTAAAAATATTATTAAAGATTTTGAAACCTTTGAAAACTTTTGTTTAAAGGTTGACAGAACTTGGCTTCTAGAGCAAAAAGGAATTGGACCTGAAACTGCAGATGCAATACTTTGTTATGCATGTAGGCAAGATTATATGGTAGTTGATTCTTACACAAACAAACTTCTTAAAAGATTCGGATATGAGTTTGAAGATTATGAACAATTACAAGCTTGGTGTGAATTTGGTATTAATGAAAATTACGATAAAATTGCCAAATTATATAATTATGACATCTCATTAAACAAATTATATGCTCGATTTCATGGAAAAATTATTGAGTATATGAAATGTAATCCAAAAGGTTAA
- the ubiE gene encoding bifunctional demethylmenaquinone methyltransferase/2-methoxy-6-polyprenyl-1,4-benzoquinol methylase UbiE — translation MGKQEKIVSMFNDIAGTYDVANRVLSMGIDKSWRNKACNKTFDFYGKDKIEKIVDVACGTGDMIQHWKKIAKENSIDIQNIVGIDPSVGMMAEGKKKLPEVEFIEAGAASMPLENDSTDIISISYGIRNVVQRQEAFHEFARVLKKDGLVAISEFTKNEKTNPLDYLTDFYMNKILPVLGGLISRNKEAYTYLPDSIDEFLTTENLCKELKLAGLEPIHVKAFSMNISTLIIAKKI, via the coding sequence ATGGGTAAACAAGAAAAAATTGTCTCAATGTTTAATGACATTGCAGGAACTTATGATGTAGCAAATAGAGTTTTATCAATGGGAATTGATAAGTCTTGGAGAAATAAAGCATGTAATAAAACTTTTGATTTTTATGGAAAAGATAAAATAGAAAAGATTGTTGATGTTGCTTGTGGAACAGGAGATATGATTCAACATTGGAAAAAGATAGCAAAAGAAAATAGTATCGATATTCAAAATATTGTAGGTATTGATCCAAGTGTTGGAATGATGGCTGAAGGTAAAAAGAAACTTCCTGAAGTTGAATTTATTGAAGCAGGAGCAGCTTCTATGCCACTTGAAAATGATAGTACTGATATTATTTCAATTTCTTATGGAATTAGAAATGTAGTTCAAAGACAAGAAGCTTTTCATGAGTTTGCAAGAGTTCTAAAAAAAGATGGATTAGTTGCAATTTCAGAATTTACTAAAAATGAGAAAACAAATCCTTTAGATTATTTAACTGATTTTTATATGAATAAAATTTTGCCAGTTTTAGGTGGATTAATTTCAAGAAATAAAGAAGCTTATACTTATTTACCAGATTCAATTGATGAGTTTTTAACAACAGAAAATTTATGTAAAGAATTAAAACTTGCAGGTCTTGAACCAATTCATGTGAAAGCATTTTCAATGAATATTTCAACATTAATCATTGCAAAAAAAATATAA
- the xseA gene encoding exodeoxyribonuclease VII large subunit, with the protein MNTPINVSTLNTQIKSLLETTFIQVYVEGEVSNLTYHNSGHIYFSIKDQSSTISCVMFRGNTKYLKFQLEVGQKITITGNITVYAPRGNYQLLCNKIEPSGQGALALAYEQLKTKLENKGYFEQTRKRILPKYPKKIVLVTSATGAAIEDMKKVALHRWPLVEFILIPTLVQGEGAAYDISNSIKYADTLNADVIIAGRGGGSIEDLWAFNEEIVANAIYEAKTPIISAVGHEVDYLISDFVADVRAATPSNAIEIALPDINEHRMYLDTLVNDYDNLLKRILFNKEQDVINLKRLFEQNSMENKFKFIESEIKLLKSSFQSNLSQKMTNSRNEIEILRKTFDNSYSQIILKLQNNVDLLKNNYELNHPDKKDKNGFVQISKDNKLISLDNIQIGDIVSLQSPKYIATCVINNLKKQ; encoded by the coding sequence ATGAATACACCAATTAATGTGTCAACTTTAAATACACAAATAAAATCTCTTTTAGAAACTACCTTTATTCAAGTTTATGTTGAAGGTGAAGTTTCTAATTTAACTTATCATAACTCAGGTCATATTTACTTTTCAATAAAAGACCAAAGCTCAACAATCTCTTGTGTGATGTTTAGAGGTAATACTAAATATTTAAAATTTCAACTTGAAGTTGGACAAAAAATAACAATCACTGGAAATATCACAGTTTATGCTCCTCGTGGTAATTATCAACTTCTCTGTAATAAGATTGAACCTTCAGGTCAAGGTGCGCTAGCTTTAGCTTATGAACAATTAAAGACTAAACTTGAAAATAAAGGATATTTTGAACAAACAAGAAAAAGAATTCTTCCTAAGTATCCTAAAAAAATTGTACTTGTTACATCAGCAACTGGTGCAGCTATTGAAGATATGAAAAAAGTTGCACTTCATCGTTGGCCTTTAGTAGAGTTCATTTTAATACCAACTTTAGTTCAAGGTGAAGGAGCTGCTTATGATATTTCAAACTCAATTAAATATGCAGATACTTTAAATGCAGATGTTATTATTGCAGGCCGTGGGGGAGGAAGTATTGAAGACTTATGGGCTTTCAATGAAGAAATAGTTGCAAATGCAATTTATGAAGCTAAAACTCCTATTATCTCAGCAGTTGGACATGAAGTTGATTATTTAATTTCAGATTTCGTAGCTGATGTTAGAGCTGCAACTCCATCTAATGCAATTGAAATAGCACTTCCTGATATAAATGAACATAGAATGTATTTAGATACATTAGTAAATGATTATGATAATTTATTAAAAAGAATATTGTTTAACAAAGAACAAGATGTTATTAATTTAAAGCGTTTATTTGAGCAAAACTCTATGGAAAATAAATTCAAATTTATTGAATCAGAAATAAAACTATTAAAATCTTCTTTTCAATCAAATTTATCTCAGAAAATGACAAATTCTAGAAATGAGATAGAGATACTTAGAAAAACTTTTGATAATAGTTATTCTCAAATCATCTTAAAACTTCAAAATAATGTTGATTTATTAAAAAATAATTATGAACTAAACCATCCTGATAAAAAAGATAAAAATGGCTTTGTTCAAATATCAAAAGATAATAAATTAATTTCATTAGATAATATTCAAATTGGAGATATAGTATCTTTACAAAGTCCCAAATATATTGCTACATGTGTAATAAATAATTTAAAAAAACAATAA
- a CDS encoding chemotaxis protein CheW: MDNNEDKVIDYANTSEFMTFELGAMKYAIELPKIREILTYPDNITTLPNTSKWVKGLINLRGEVVPILDIRLKFNTSVGTYDENTSVIAVITEDKRMVGIIVDLVDDVQRLDTTALAPVSEMGSAIPSKYLKGYVRLDNNEMLVIMDIERVVDKEELQD, from the coding sequence ATGGATAATAACGAAGATAAAGTAATTGATTATGCAAACACTAGTGAATTTATGACATTTGAACTTGGTGCTATGAAATATGCAATTGAATTACCGAAAATTAGAGAAATTCTAACTTATCCAGATAATATTACAACGCTACCTAATACTTCAAAATGGGTAAAAGGGCTTATCAATTTAAGAGGAGAAGTTGTTCCTATTTTAGATATTAGACTTAAATTTAATACAAGTGTTGGTACATACGATGAAAATACTTCCGTAATTGCTGTAATTACTGAAGATAAAAGAATGGTAGGTATTATTGTTGATTTAGTTGATGATGTTCAAAGATTGGATACTACTGCTCTTGCACCTGTATCAGAAATGGGTTCAGCTATTCCTTCAAAATATTTAAAAGGTTATGTGCGATTAGATAATAATGAAATGTTAGTTATAATGGATATTGAAAGAGTAGTAGATAAAGAAGAATTACAAGACTAA
- a CDS encoding response regulator, producing the protein MHEKIEKLRGLKLLFVEDEEDLLSIISDALTKLQANFLTANNGIEALAILKENPDIDAIITDINMPLMNGLDMIKNIIDQGFDIPIIIMSAHTEIEYITKAEEYGVNEYLLKPFDFIKFIELITSMEIKKYVNR; encoded by the coding sequence ATGCATGAAAAAATAGAAAAATTAAGAGGTTTAAAACTTCTTTTTGTTGAAGATGAAGAAGACTTACTTTCTATAATTAGTGATGCATTAACTAAACTACAAGCTAATTTCCTTACTGCAAATAACGGTATTGAAGCCTTAGCTATCTTAAAAGAAAATCCTGATATCGATGCTATTATTACAGATATAAATATGCCTTTAATGAATGGTTTAGACATGATAAAAAATATAATTGATCAAGGATTTGATATCCCAATAATTATTATGTCAGCTCATACAGAAATAGAATATATTACTAAAGCTGAAGAATATGGTGTTAATGAATATTTATTAAAGCCTTTTGATTTTATAAAATTTATTGAATTAATTACAAGTATGGAAATAAAAAAATATGTCAATAGATAA